In Anas platyrhynchos isolate ZD024472 breed Pekin duck chromosome 7, IASCAAS_PekinDuck_T2T, whole genome shotgun sequence, one genomic interval encodes:
- the NDUFB3 gene encoding NADH dehydrogenase [ubiquinone] 1 beta subcomplex subunit 3 has protein sequence MAHGSEHGHGHGHGQTELPDYRQWKVEGTPLEDVQKRLAKRGLRDPWARNEVWRYMGGYAKPVTLMEIFTRGLKWGFGAFVIALGIEYTLFPPKKNGGHH, from the exons atggCACATGGAAGTGAACATGGCCATGGCCACGGCCATGGCCAAACAGAACTCCCCGACTACAGGCAGTGGAAGGTGGAGGGTACTCCACTAGAGGATGTCCAGAAAAGGCTGGCTAAACGTGGTCTTAGGGATCCATGGGCTCG taATGAAGTCTGGAGGTATATGGGTGGCTATGCAAAACCTGTCACCTTAATGGAAATCTTCACTAGAGGACTCAAGTGGGGATTTGGAGCTTTTGTGATTGCTCTTGGCATCGAGTATacactttttcccccaaagaagAACGGAGGCCATCACTAA